The DNA region TCTTTTGCGGTTAGACAATTTATACGAGTGGGAGGACAGTTGCAGGTTCGAGTGTAGGCGATAGGTAAAGTTGCTCCATAGGGTGATATTGATTCTTTAACCCTGTCAGGTGCTTTCCTCTTAGTCTTTTTAGTTTTTGTTTTACCAGCAATTCTATATGTCGCTTTTTTTGTCATAATTCTCCAAGGGATTTTGCCTGATCACGTTTGCCACTTTACTTGTTCAATTTGCAAAATTGAACCAGCGTATGTTTGCTTTCACTTCATCCGCTGAATAACATTTTCTATCTCCGCAATGAATTTCTTTGCAGACTGAATCTGCGCATCAGCCTCTTCTCTGGAAACAACAAAAAAATCCCCGTAGTCTGCCTGTTCTCTGTAAAGTTTTGCCTTTCCTGTGAGCTTGCCAATATCTGCGGATATAAGTTCGGTTTTTACAAAATGCTGGTTGAAAAGGGCAATAACACCGGAGTGTTTTGAACTGTCCAGTTGTTTTGTTGCAAGAAGCGCCCTTGCAGCAGTGAAAATGGCATAATATGACCTGCTTACCGAATCTTTATAATCTCCATTTTCAAGAAGGTCAATGGCAGATTTGAGTTTTTCCTTTGCGCTATCAAGACGATAGGAAACCAATACACTCTTTTTATCAGCGTCTGCCATTACAATCTAACCCCCTCTGCTTCAACACTCAACACAAATGGCGATGACATATTTCTATTCACTTGATACTCATACTTGCTAAAGATAACAGGCGATAAGGGCATATCATATTCCAATGCCAGTTCAGCGGTAATATCACCAATCTTATCCATTACATCAAGCGTCCTCTCCTTCACAACAACAAGTATATCTATATCCGAATCTCCGGTAAAATCTCCTCTCACTTTTGATCCGAATATTTCCATATCAATAAGATTTTGTCCCAGCGCAGTCCGCACCTGTTTTGCAAATTCCTCTACAACCTTTTTTTCTATTTTGGTCAAATATTTCAGACCGATTTTCATGTTGTCTTATTGTCCCTTGGCCTTGCTCCAAAACGAGGTGGCGCAGCCCACCCTACTTCTGCTTACCTCTTTTCAACGCCCATCCCTCAATAACCCTCTGTTCAGCGCGGCTTAATGCAAGTGAACCGGAAGGCACATTTT from Nitrospirota bacterium includes:
- a CDS encoding HEPN domain-containing protein — encoded protein: MADADKKSVLVSYRLDSAKEKLKSAIDLLENGDYKDSVSRSYYAIFTAARALLATKQLDSSKHSGVIALFNQHFVKTELISADIGKLTGKAKLYREQADYGDFFVVSREEADAQIQSAKKFIAEIENVIQRMK
- a CDS encoding nucleotidyltransferase domain-containing protein, which gives rise to MKIGLKYLTKIEKKVVEEFAKQVRTALGQNLIDMEIFGSKVRGDFTGDSDIDILVVVKERTLDVMDKIGDITAELALEYDMPLSPVIFSKYEYQVNRNMSSPFVLSVEAEGVRL